A genomic stretch from Lottiidibacillus patelloidae includes:
- the trhA gene encoding PAQR family membrane homeostasis protein TrhA, whose product MANTHVYTRREELVNAITHGLGAVLSIAALVLLIVFSSLKGNVWHIVSFTIFGSTMVILYVSSTLVHSFPEGKVKDLFDIFDHSSIYLFIAGTYTPYLLVVIKGALGWTLFGVVWGIAVFGVVFKAYFVKKFLFLSTFIYILMGWLIVFAWKPLSSTLPYNGLVLLVMGGVLYTIGTVFYVWRGFPYHHAVWHLFVIAGSVTHFFSVILYVILV is encoded by the coding sequence ATGGCAAATACACACGTATATACTAGAAGAGAAGAACTTGTCAATGCAATAACCCATGGGTTAGGCGCAGTCTTAAGTATCGCTGCACTTGTTCTCTTAATTGTCTTCTCATCTTTAAAAGGAAATGTTTGGCATATCGTTAGCTTTACTATTTTTGGCAGTACGATGGTAATACTCTATGTTTCATCTACATTAGTTCATAGTTTTCCAGAAGGAAAAGTTAAAGATCTTTTTGATATATTTGACCACTCTTCCATTTATTTATTTATCGCAGGAACATATACTCCATATTTATTAGTAGTTATAAAAGGCGCGTTAGGGTGGACATTATTTGGAGTAGTTTGGGGAATTGCGGTTTTCGGCGTAGTTTTTAAAGCGTATTTTGTAAAGAAGTTTTTATTCTTATCTACTTTTATATATATACTTATGGGGTGGCTTATTGTTTTTGCTTGGAAGCCACTTTCTTCTACGTTACCTTATAATGGTCTAGTACTTTTAGTAATGGGTGGCGTTCTTTATACAATTGGAACTGTCTTTTATGTATGGCGTGGTTTTCCTTATCACCATGCGGTTTGGCATCTATTTGTCATTGCCGGAAGTGTCACTCACTTTTTCTCAGTAATCCTTTATGTCATCCTAGTATAA